The following proteins are co-located in the Leptospira weilii genome:
- a CDS encoding DUF5682 family protein — MTDSIFFFPVRHHSVVASLALRKSMNELKPSAVLIEGPSDFNPKMNELYLPHTLPIAIYSFVRNELSQGAYFPLCDYSPEWVALQTAKSLQIPAFFIDLPWADLCSIHDITKDPVHETERFHSDDPFQTNDFISALCKKMGVPRFQDLWEELFEVDLQTQTYEERVAIFCDQVLKESNPPDKTTRMRESFMAFQIRLARTRFTGPVFVVTGGLHSSALRQRMSRPAEPDELYWNDRKTPDCEQGIALTPYSNVRFETPNGSGIANLGFYEFVWESIQKNEYFDHRPLVRKIITSLRKKGQRIGTADRIAAETMSRALADLRGHKDLWKNDLIDGFRATLVKDEIARDVGHPLLDTISEVMRGDRIGRLAEGTSLPPIVSDIETILKNYNLLAKREKRTFELDLSQSEQKVQSRILHRLDLLKIAGYSLTQRADAIAHDVREKWEISMQTDFHASCIEASRYGSTLSEAAAGVLNRRIRTETDLELAAACLVDAALAGLGKHTAFLLKRLSELIPIESDFLKVCAALEQIAYLYVYDEILKLEKRENLAGILRETYRRSLNLLDRLGATSSQGLEQARSVNIAVRTYEYFSESLTLSSDEIEGILSRISADSEIDPFVRGAVCGARWKLNFADTIVDQLNSFYDPSKLGDFLSGLFLTARETVQRNKNLLTALNDRISDLSYTEFLEALPAIHTAFTFFTPREKHNIGLSLFEILQPGTVETFSNQEDPKTVLRAMEFERILFDAAFRYGIRTN, encoded by the coding sequence ATGACGGATTCGATTTTCTTTTTTCCGGTACGGCATCATAGCGTCGTCGCCTCGCTGGCGCTTCGAAAATCGATGAACGAGCTGAAACCTTCGGCGGTTCTCATCGAAGGTCCTTCCGATTTCAATCCCAAGATGAACGAGTTGTATTTGCCGCACACTCTGCCGATCGCGATCTATAGTTTCGTCCGGAACGAACTCTCGCAAGGCGCCTATTTTCCGTTATGCGATTATTCCCCCGAATGGGTCGCGTTACAAACCGCAAAATCTTTACAAATTCCCGCGTTCTTTATAGACCTGCCTTGGGCCGATCTTTGTTCGATCCACGACATTACGAAAGATCCCGTTCATGAAACGGAACGATTTCACTCCGACGATCCGTTTCAAACCAACGATTTCATTTCAGCCCTCTGCAAAAAAATGGGAGTTCCTCGGTTTCAGGATTTATGGGAAGAACTCTTCGAAGTCGATCTACAAACGCAAACATACGAGGAACGAGTTGCGATCTTCTGCGATCAGGTTCTAAAAGAATCCAACCCTCCGGACAAAACGACTCGAATGAGAGAATCGTTTATGGCCTTTCAAATTCGACTTGCACGGACGCGGTTTACCGGACCCGTATTCGTCGTTACGGGCGGACTTCATTCTTCCGCATTGAGGCAAAGAATGTCAAGGCCCGCGGAACCGGACGAGTTATACTGGAACGACCGCAAAACACCCGATTGCGAGCAAGGAATCGCTCTCACTCCTTATTCCAACGTTAGATTTGAAACGCCGAACGGTTCCGGAATTGCAAACCTCGGTTTTTACGAATTTGTCTGGGAAAGCATTCAAAAAAATGAATATTTTGATCATCGTCCATTGGTCCGAAAGATCATCACTTCACTGCGGAAAAAAGGACAAAGGATCGGTACAGCCGATCGAATCGCGGCCGAAACCATGAGCAGGGCTTTGGCCGATCTAAGAGGCCACAAAGATCTATGGAAAAACGATCTGATCGACGGTTTTCGCGCGACCTTGGTCAAAGACGAAATCGCAAGAGACGTCGGACATCCGCTTCTCGATACGATCTCGGAAGTGATGCGGGGAGATCGTATCGGTCGTTTGGCCGAAGGAACTTCGCTGCCTCCGATCGTTTCAGACATTGAAACTATATTAAAAAATTATAACCTTTTAGCCAAACGGGAAAAGCGGACTTTCGAACTCGACCTGTCGCAATCGGAACAAAAAGTGCAAAGCAGGATTCTACATCGATTGGATCTTTTGAAAATCGCAGGATATTCCCTAACTCAGCGCGCGGATGCGATCGCTCACGACGTAAGGGAAAAATGGGAAATCTCGATGCAAACGGATTTTCACGCGTCCTGTATAGAAGCTTCTCGATACGGAAGCACACTTTCGGAAGCGGCAGCGGGAGTATTGAATCGGCGGATCCGCACGGAAACGGATTTGGAACTCGCCGCCGCCTGTCTTGTAGACGCGGCGTTAGCCGGCTTAGGAAAGCATACTGCTTTTCTGTTAAAACGACTTTCGGAATTGATTCCGATCGAAAGCGATTTCCTCAAAGTCTGCGCAGCCCTGGAACAAATCGCCTATCTATACGTATATGATGAAATTCTAAAGTTAGAGAAAAGAGAAAACCTAGCGGGAATTCTCCGCGAAACCTATCGTAGATCCCTCAACCTTTTGGATCGGCTCGGGGCGACTTCCTCTCAGGGATTGGAACAGGCACGAAGCGTGAATATCGCAGTGAGAACCTACGAATATTTTTCGGAATCTTTAACGTTGTCTTCGGACGAGATAGAAGGTATCTTATCGCGGATAAGCGCGGATTCGGAAATAGATCCTTTCGTTCGAGGAGCGGTTTGCGGCGCTCGATGGAAATTGAATTTCGCGGACACGATCGTGGATCAGCTGAACTCTTTCTATGATCCTAGCAAACTGGGAGATTTTCTATCGGGGCTTTTTTTAACCGCTCGTGAAACCGTACAGCGGAACAAAAACCTTTTGACTGCTTTAAACGATAGAATCTCCGACTTATCTTATACGGAATTTTTGGAAGCGTTACCGGCAATTCATACGGCTTTCACATTTTTCACCCCGAGGGAAAAACACAATATAGGACTCAGTCTATTCGAGATTCTTCAACCGGGAACCGTAGAGACGTTTTCAAATCAAGAAGATCCTAAAACGGTTTTGAGGGCGATGGAATTCGAACGGATTCTTTTCGATGCGGCTTTCCGATACGGAATACGAACGAATTAA
- a CDS encoding aspartate kinase: MANIIVQKYGGTSVGTPERIQNVARRIKSYHDKGQQIAVVVSAMGHTTDELVDLAAKISANPPKREMDMLLSTGEQISTALLAMALWEIGVPATSFTGSQIKLLTDGNFSNAKIKEIDRSKIDNAFKEGKVAIIAGFQGIDEEENITTLGRGGSDTSAVAVAAVLGAKECEIYTDVDGVYTADPRIVPNAKKHTQITYEEMLELASLGAGVLHSRSVELGMNYDVVIHVRSSFNENQGTLVMSEDKIMEKLKVSGVTAKSDQARITIAEVPDKPGLAAGLFGELNSKHILVDMIVQSSPHNGINTISFTIPKKDVLQAKPILQGFSKAHNAMEPEINESIAIVSAVGVGMKSHVGVAAGMFKALADNGINIEMISTSEIKISCVIPEDQAKIAINKIHDVFGLST; encoded by the coding sequence ATGGCAAACATCATCGTTCAAAAATACGGCGGAACTTCCGTGGGAACCCCGGAAAGAATCCAGAACGTTGCGAGAAGAATCAAATCCTATCACGACAAGGGACAACAAATCGCCGTCGTGGTTTCCGCTATGGGACATACCACGGACGAGCTCGTGGACCTCGCCGCAAAAATTTCCGCAAATCCTCCCAAACGGGAAATGGACATGCTCCTCTCGACGGGCGAGCAAATTTCCACAGCACTCCTCGCCATGGCTCTTTGGGAAATCGGAGTTCCCGCGACTTCTTTTACGGGCTCTCAAATCAAACTTCTAACGGACGGAAATTTTTCGAACGCAAAGATCAAAGAGATCGATCGATCCAAGATCGATAACGCGTTCAAAGAAGGCAAGGTAGCGATCATCGCCGGTTTTCAAGGAATCGACGAGGAAGAAAACATCACCACACTGGGAAGAGGCGGTTCCGATACATCCGCGGTAGCGGTAGCGGCGGTTCTCGGCGCGAAAGAATGTGAAATTTATACCGACGTTGACGGAGTTTATACGGCCGATCCGAGAATCGTTCCGAACGCAAAAAAACATACGCAGATCACTTACGAAGAGATGCTCGAACTTGCAAGTTTAGGCGCGGGAGTTCTTCATTCTAGAAGCGTAGAATTGGGAATGAACTACGATGTGGTCATACACGTCCGTTCCAGCTTTAACGAAAACCAAGGGACACTTGTGATGAGCGAGGATAAAATTATGGAAAAATTAAAAGTCAGCGGAGTCACCGCAAAGAGTGATCAAGCAAGAATCACCATCGCGGAAGTTCCCGACAAACCCGGCTTAGCGGCGGGACTTTTCGGGGAATTAAATTCCAAGCATATTCTTGTGGATATGATCGTACAATCCTCTCCGCATAACGGAATCAATACGATCTCATTTACGATTCCCAAAAAGGACGTTCTTCAAGCAAAACCGATTCTTCAAGGATTTTCAAAGGCACATAACGCAATGGAACCAGAAATCAACGAAAGTATCGCGATCGTTTCCGCGGTCGGAGTGGGAATGAAGTCTCACGTAGGAGTCGCGGCGGGAATGTTCAAAGCTCTCGCGGACAACGGAATCAACATCGAAATGATTTCCACCTCCGAGATCAAAATCTCTTGTGTAATCCCCGAAGATCAAGCAAAGATTGCGATCAACAAAATTCACGACGTATTTGGACTTTCGACATAA
- a CDS encoding VWA domain-containing protein, with protein sequence MEYDKDDFNTFVRWRLILGTGSEQALGAPPLSEQQKRMSRALEYLYGREYGSDRNTRTGSSGEYDSDRKTRTGNSGEYDSDRKTRTGSSGEYSSDRNTRTGSSGEYGSDQNTRTGSSGEYGSDRNTRTGNSGEYGSDRNTRAGSSGESKLTVPLWINEIHELFPKTTIERIEKDALERYQVMEMVTNPELLKRVSPNKTLLKAVLHTRHLMEPNVLNLARELVRKVVEELMKKLETTILTSFRGVKNRNRRSSLRIYKNFDVKGTIRANLKHFDPASKKLILQKPLFHSRIHRSMADRWRLIILVDQSGSMADSVIHSAVTASIFWGIKTLKTTLVLFDTNVVDVTDHCSDPVETLMKVQLGGGTDIGSAVLYAEGKIENPRRTMIILISDLFEGAPPSRLVSAVHRLAESGVRILGLAALDETANPSYDAEMADKLVKAGAEIGAMTPGELAEWVGDKIG encoded by the coding sequence ATGGAATACGACAAAGACGATTTCAATACGTTCGTGCGATGGCGCTTGATTTTAGGAACAGGTTCCGAACAAGCGTTAGGCGCCCCTCCTCTCTCCGAACAACAAAAAAGAATGAGCCGGGCCCTCGAATATCTTTATGGAAGGGAATACGGCTCGGATCGAAATACGAGAACGGGAAGTTCGGGAGAATACGACTCGGATCGAAAAACAAGAACGGGGAATTCGGGAGAATACGACTCGGATCGAAAAACAAGAACGGGAAGTTCGGGAGAATACAGCTCGGATCGAAATACGAGAACGGGAAGTTCGGGGGAATACGGCTCGGATCAAAATACAAGAACGGGAAGTTCGGGAGAATACGGCTCGGATCGAAATACAAGAACGGGGAATTCGGGAGAATACGGCTCGGATCGAAATACAAGAGCGGGAAGTTCGGGAGAATCGAAATTAACCGTGCCTTTATGGATCAACGAAATACACGAACTGTTTCCGAAAACAACGATCGAACGGATCGAAAAGGACGCATTAGAACGTTATCAAGTGATGGAGATGGTGACAAATCCGGAACTTTTGAAACGAGTTTCCCCGAACAAGACCCTTCTCAAAGCGGTACTGCATACGCGTCATCTAATGGAGCCTAACGTGTTGAACCTCGCCCGCGAACTCGTGCGAAAGGTGGTGGAGGAATTGATGAAAAAATTAGAGACTACCATTCTAACCTCCTTTCGAGGTGTGAAAAATCGAAATCGGCGCTCTTCTCTTAGGATTTACAAAAACTTCGACGTCAAAGGAACGATTCGCGCCAATCTAAAACATTTCGATCCCGCTTCCAAAAAACTGATTCTGCAAAAACCCTTATTCCATTCGAGAATCCATCGTTCCATGGCCGATCGTTGGCGGCTGATTATCCTGGTGGATCAATCCGGAAGTATGGCGGACAGCGTGATTCATTCCGCGGTTACCGCTTCGATTTTCTGGGGAATTAAAACGCTTAAAACGACTTTGGTTCTTTTCGATACGAACGTTGTGGATGTGACGGATCATTGTTCCGATCCTGTGGAGACTCTCATGAAAGTGCAGTTAGGCGGAGGAACGGATATCGGTTCCGCAGTTTTATATGCGGAAGGAAAAATCGAAAATCCTCGCAGAACCATGATCATACTCATCAGCGATCTTTTCGAAGGCGCCCCTCCCTCGAGACTCGTTTCCGCGGTTCATAGACTGGCGGAAAGCGGAGTTCGAATCTTGGGTTTAGCCGCGTTAGACGAAACTGCAAACCCGAGCTACGACGCGGAAATGGCGGATAAACTCGTCAAAGCGGGAGCCGAAATAGGAGCTATGACTCCCGGCGAACTTGCGGAATGGGTCGGCGATAAAATCGGGTAA
- a CDS encoding DUF4132 domain-containing protein yields the protein MKHQLIYQDATSNKFWNIEAAGNTFTVTYGKIGTNGQTQTKSFDTEEKCLKEAQKLLSEKLKKGYQSSGETDIAVSTASPKSEEKKPTKNNTETSPTKNAESEQTTDPSAANDVAVESKSETKNAKTQVRSAAISGNGAVVDKTPQTHSKNGIHSFEKKQLKEPVAKTLGLSEEDLRIKTSAAVPITPKEAPQPFDLKTRIEKLSSLKKVVNSWTVDWADQNIPLFMSKEEAHFWFLALSCMENLDGYEEKKSQRTIQKLQSFLSSQTIDGNLSLEKAMTLLEREEDNWNWNSKEKRITPPCYITLSFYVLFGLEKTIHFLATYHRKSLYYETGTYAEGFASLLPILDESERAYCKEWIKLYLKPKELESEEAAIAPFLIAMNLGMKEELLSIVESWKDRKPARSHSSHSDSEYRKNIIFQLDDSEIVIRNMRKIGHLLDSAEEVKRWLLITQYSDLEWVALSIKEVFNSSSYYRDPYKEMLKLFLGIKAPEIAKPLLYLYALPKLAAETKSWFLENPYFAIEGLVPAVVDNDKKISELAIDILQSLFARGYGNVIVQEKEKHSAEIQEKIKNEILENSTLTAEPFDDSTTPEWLSDSIRELPKSKPITWVVSEELPPILVQKRKLSAIQTAAVLSELKEKGLEGNSPLLKSLKEQAEQVSLDDFVWKLFEVWISLGAPSKDKWAFTALGRLGGDRIALKLTPLIKVWPGESQHQRAVLGLEILKTIGSDTALMQLNGIAQKVKFKGLKEMANTFMESIAKKKGLRKSELEDRVVPDCGLDGEGKREFDFGPRKFQFVLGPDLKPMVKDEDGKFKDDLPKPNSKDDADLANASVEEWKLMKKQIREIGKIQAQRMEQAMVTGRRWKTEEWEMLLAKHPLMTHIAKTLLWWVCFPDRDKSIEVFRLTEERDYADIYDKSLNLQGGAYVGLVHPLLLSQEEKKNWGQLFGDYEIIPPFLQLGRPVYVLSAEDKLKREIPGFTNSKVKAELLVFGLEKMGWSRGAAGDGGGIDEHSIQFLGDDVTAVIRYDGDDLSYGNIGGQDLELEGAYFVKGLREPSCYEDKETKLSLEEINPIAFSETLHSLLQVSGFSYAASNENSLKEAKEILLKSLQTPEKKEEVFDEVDYTEIYNGFSAAWKKLLSDSHEITRSKNHKNIPKITKIYIGSSDKITSIQELKYFTKLEELIISEPIKDASVLGELKNLKKIELRRLNVKDLIILNFCIQLEEVVLKNIEGFESDFDCSGLLKESKAKIVLDLSQNKFERFPNAVTTFQSLTSLSLRACNLSGIPESIGNLKRLNNLDLTGNILSSLPESIGNLEQLTDLSVRSNRLATVPDAVSSLKNLEKLYLKENQISSLPSSIQNLTFLKELTLSKNQFSDFPEPILHLKNLTDLSLNENPIRMLPERIDSLSCLKSLDIENTLVESLPESIEKLTQLKTLLFEKTGIKDVPDFLDNMKSLTKITFKSEEFNKLKQWCDFEHKKYMVELQSKKFSEAATKIKSLFSEKGTDFFKLNQWEVKLKISEIYDRKAEKFASEVYALAAVLKDQEIFSIASRMTGDRYINARLPFNRARYFALTEQKEPMLEAIRKAIELGTEASKFTNDNDFDFYKKDPNFLEVIGES from the coding sequence ATGAAACACCAACTCATCTATCAGGACGCAACCTCCAATAAATTTTGGAACATCGAAGCCGCAGGAAATACGTTCACCGTTACCTACGGAAAAATCGGAACCAACGGACAAACTCAGACGAAATCGTTTGACACCGAAGAGAAATGTTTGAAAGAAGCACAGAAATTGTTAAGCGAAAAGCTGAAAAAGGGATATCAAAGTTCCGGCGAAACCGACATTGCCGTCTCGACCGCTTCTCCGAAATCCGAGGAGAAAAAACCGACAAAAAATAATACGGAAACTTCTCCAACAAAGAACGCCGAATCTGAACAAACAACGGATCCATCCGCAGCAAACGACGTCGCAGTCGAATCAAAGTCGGAAACGAAAAACGCAAAAACTCAAGTAAGATCGGCGGCGATTTCAGGAAATGGCGCCGTAGTCGACAAAACTCCGCAAACACATTCAAAAAATGGAATTCATTCTTTTGAGAAAAAGCAACTCAAAGAACCCGTAGCCAAAACTCTGGGGCTTTCCGAAGAGGATTTGCGGATCAAAACGAGCGCTGCGGTTCCGATCACTCCAAAAGAAGCTCCTCAACCTTTCGATCTCAAAACGAGGATAGAAAAACTTTCTTCCTTAAAAAAAGTAGTCAACTCGTGGACGGTGGATTGGGCCGATCAAAATATTCCTTTGTTTATGAGCAAGGAAGAGGCGCATTTCTGGTTTTTGGCGCTGTCTTGTATGGAAAATTTAGACGGTTACGAGGAGAAAAAAAGTCAACGTACGATTCAAAAACTTCAAAGCTTTTTAAGTTCTCAAACGATCGACGGCAATCTGAGCCTCGAAAAAGCGATGACTCTTCTGGAACGAGAAGAAGATAACTGGAACTGGAACTCGAAGGAAAAAAGAATCACACCTCCTTGTTATATTACACTTTCATTCTATGTTTTGTTCGGATTGGAAAAAACAATTCATTTTTTGGCGACCTATCATCGGAAAAGCCTATATTATGAAACTGGAACTTATGCGGAAGGTTTTGCGAGCCTTTTGCCAATTTTGGACGAATCGGAAAGAGCATATTGTAAGGAATGGATCAAACTTTATTTAAAACCGAAAGAATTGGAATCGGAAGAAGCCGCCATCGCTCCTTTCCTGATCGCTATGAACCTGGGAATGAAGGAGGAATTATTATCAATCGTGGAATCCTGGAAGGATAGAAAACCGGCCCGAAGCCATAGCAGCCATAGCGATTCCGAATATAGAAAAAATATCATCTTTCAATTGGACGATTCTGAAATTGTAATACGAAATATGCGTAAAATCGGACATTTGCTCGATTCCGCCGAGGAAGTCAAACGATGGCTTTTAATTACCCAATATTCCGATCTGGAATGGGTCGCGCTTTCCATCAAAGAAGTTTTCAACAGCTCCAGCTATTATAGAGATCCGTATAAGGAAATGTTAAAGTTATTTTTGGGAATCAAGGCTCCCGAGATTGCCAAACCGTTGTTATATCTCTACGCGCTTCCCAAACTCGCGGCGGAAACCAAAAGCTGGTTTCTCGAAAATCCGTATTTTGCGATCGAAGGTCTCGTTCCTGCGGTCGTAGACAACGACAAAAAGATTTCCGAATTGGCGATCGACATTCTCCAATCCCTTTTTGCTAGAGGTTACGGAAACGTGATCGTCCAGGAAAAGGAAAAACATTCCGCGGAGATCCAAGAAAAAATTAAAAATGAAATATTAGAAAATTCTACTTTAACTGCCGAGCCTTTCGACGATTCTACGACTCCCGAGTGGCTTTCCGATTCGATCCGCGAACTTCCCAAAAGCAAGCCGATCACCTGGGTCGTTTCGGAAGAACTTCCTCCGATTCTCGTTCAAAAGCGAAAACTTTCCGCAATTCAAACGGCCGCCGTTTTGTCCGAGCTGAAAGAGAAAGGTCTGGAAGGGAATTCTCCCCTTTTGAAAAGCTTAAAAGAACAAGCGGAACAAGTCAGTCTGGACGACTTCGTTTGGAAACTGTTCGAAGTCTGGATTTCTCTAGGCGCTCCGAGCAAGGATAAATGGGCCTTTACCGCCTTAGGTCGATTAGGCGGAGATCGAATCGCTCTCAAGTTGACTCCTCTGATCAAAGTATGGCCGGGAGAATCCCAGCACCAGCGCGCCGTTTTAGGTTTGGAAATTTTAAAAACGATCGGCTCGGATACGGCGCTTATGCAGTTGAACGGAATCGCTCAAAAGGTGAAGTTCAAAGGTCTCAAAGAGATGGCCAATACCTTTATGGAATCCATCGCCAAGAAAAAAGGACTTAGAAAATCAGAACTCGAAGATCGTGTGGTTCCGGATTGCGGTCTGGACGGAGAAGGGAAAAGAGAATTCGATTTCGGTCCTCGTAAATTTCAATTTGTACTCGGTCCCGATCTGAAACCTATGGTCAAAGACGAAGATGGTAAATTCAAAGACGATCTCCCGAAACCGAATTCAAAAGACGACGCCGACTTAGCGAACGCTTCCGTGGAAGAATGGAAGCTGATGAAAAAACAGATCCGCGAAATCGGTAAAATCCAAGCGCAAAGAATGGAACAGGCCATGGTAACCGGAAGAAGATGGAAAACGGAAGAATGGGAAATGCTTCTCGCCAAACATCCGTTAATGACTCATATCGCCAAAACTCTTCTTTGGTGGGTTTGTTTTCCCGATCGAGATAAATCGATCGAAGTTTTCAGACTTACCGAAGAAAGGGATTACGCGGATATATATGATAAATCTTTAAACCTTCAAGGAGGTGCTTACGTCGGACTCGTTCATCCTTTGCTGCTTTCGCAAGAGGAGAAAAAAAACTGGGGACAATTGTTTGGCGATTACGAAATCATTCCCCCGTTTTTACAATTGGGAAGGCCCGTATACGTTCTTTCGGCGGAAGACAAACTCAAACGGGAAATTCCCGGATTTACGAATTCTAAGGTAAAAGCGGAACTGCTCGTATTCGGATTGGAAAAAATGGGTTGGTCTCGAGGCGCCGCAGGAGACGGAGGAGGAATCGACGAGCATTCCATACAATTTCTCGGAGATGATGTAACGGCGGTTATACGATACGACGGAGACGATCTTTCCTACGGAAACATAGGCGGCCAGGATTTGGAATTGGAAGGGGCTTATTTCGTCAAAGGTCTTCGCGAACCTTCTTGTTACGAAGACAAGGAAACGAAACTTTCTTTGGAGGAAATCAATCCGATCGCGTTCAGCGAAACTCTTCATAGTTTGTTGCAGGTCAGCGGATTTTCATATGCCGCTTCGAACGAAAACAGTTTGAAAGAAGCCAAGGAAATTCTGCTCAAAAGTCTGCAAACTCCGGAAAAGAAGGAAGAAGTTTTCGACGAAGTCGATTATACGGAAATTTACAACGGCTTCTCAGCCGCTTGGAAAAAACTTCTTTCCGATTCTCACGAAATTACAAGATCTAAAAACCACAAAAACATTCCGAAAATCACAAAAATATATATTGGAAGTTCCGATAAAATCACATCAATTCAGGAGCTGAAATACTTCACCAAACTGGAAGAACTGATAATTTCTGAACCCATAAAAGACGCATCCGTTTTAGGAGAGTTGAAAAATCTCAAAAAAATCGAGTTGCGTAGATTGAACGTAAAAGACCTGATTATCCTCAATTTCTGTATTCAATTGGAGGAAGTGGTACTAAAAAATATTGAAGGTTTTGAATCCGATTTTGATTGCAGCGGCTTGTTAAAAGAATCCAAAGCGAAGATCGTTTTAGATCTTTCCCAAAATAAATTCGAACGTTTTCCCAATGCGGTGACCACTTTCCAAAGTTTAACTTCGCTTTCTCTCAGAGCTTGTAATCTTTCGGGGATTCCGGAAAGTATCGGAAATTTAAAACGACTGAACAATTTGGATTTGACAGGCAATATACTCAGTAGCCTGCCGGAAAGTATTGGAAATCTAGAACAATTGACCGATCTTAGTGTTCGTAGTAATCGACTTGCTACCGTTCCGGACGCAGTGTCTTCTCTGAAGAATTTAGAAAAACTTTACCTTAAAGAGAATCAAATTTCTTCTCTTCCTTCTTCGATTCAAAATCTGACTTTCTTAAAGGAGCTAACGTTATCGAAAAATCAATTTTCGGATTTTCCGGAACCGATTTTACATTTAAAGAATTTAACAGATTTATCGTTAAACGAAAATCCGATCCGTATGTTACCGGAAAGGATCGACAGCCTATCTTGCCTTAAATCTTTAGATATCGAAAACACGTTGGTCGAGTCTTTACCGGAAAGTATAGAGAAATTGACCCAATTGAAAACTTTACTTTTCGAAAAGACCGGAATTAAAGACGTTCCTGATTTTCTAGACAACATGAAATCTCTTACGAAGATTACTTTTAAAAGTGAAGAATTCAATAAACTCAAACAATGGTGTGATTTTGAACATAAGAAATATATGGTAGAGCTTCAATCAAAGAAATTTTCGGAAGCTGCGACAAAGATCAAATCCTTGTTTTCCGAAAAAGGAACCGATTTTTTTAAACTCAATCAATGGGAAGTAAAACTAAAAATTTCCGAAATATACGACCGTAAGGCTGAGAAGTTCGCCTCCGAAGTGTATGCGTTAGCCGCTGTCTTAAAGGACCAGGAAATTTTTTCCATCGCCTCCCGAATGACGGGAGACCGATACATCAACGCAAGACTTCCGTTCAATCGGGCTCGTTATTTTGCATTGACCGAACAAAAGGAGCCTATGTTGGAAGCGATTCGAAAAGCGATCGAGTTAGGGACTGAAGCGAGTAAATTTACAAATGACAACGACTTTGACTTTTATAAAAAAGATCCGAATTTTTTGGAGGTGATCGGCGAAAGTTAA
- a CDS encoding ATP-binding protein: MTEKQNSLLDIQKPPAEKLFAEELERLQKKDEAKPKPPGWRLSPQAVIDFVLGDEGFGITPKFVGERNFIECCIVALATNRGLMLIGEPGTAKSYLSELLAAAISGDSSLTIQGSAGTTEDQIRYSWNYALMLSEGPSERSLVPAPIYEGMKFGKIVRFEELSRCPGEIQDTLLSILSDRVLHIPELNGNENVLFAKQGFNIIATSNTRDRGTNEMSSALKRRFNFETVTPISSISEEQALVEREMERLLKQANVPVGLPRDLTQILVTCFHELRNSKTISGKALEPLGSALSTAEAVSVGFSAALHAYYYDEGKANTDHIVSNMLGSAVKDSVEDLKKIRHYFDQVVAYRNEEAWKELYRSRKLLDRSSDF; the protein is encoded by the coding sequence ATGACAGAAAAACAAAATTCACTTTTAGACATTCAGAAACCTCCCGCCGAAAAACTTTTCGCGGAAGAATTGGAACGATTGCAAAAAAAGGACGAGGCGAAACCCAAACCTCCCGGCTGGAGACTTTCTCCGCAGGCGGTCATCGATTTTGTGTTAGGCGACGAAGGTTTCGGAATTACCCCGAAGTTCGTGGGGGAACGGAATTTTATCGAATGTTGCATCGTCGCCCTTGCCACAAATCGGGGATTGATGCTGATCGGAGAACCGGGAACCGCCAAAAGTTATTTAAGCGAACTTTTAGCGGCGGCGATTTCCGGAGATTCTTCCCTTACGATTCAAGGAAGCGCCGGAACTACGGAAGACCAGATCCGCTATTCCTGGAATTACGCCCTGATGCTTTCGGAAGGCCCTTCCGAAAGATCGCTCGTACCGGCTCCGATCTACGAAGGTATGAAGTTCGGTAAGATCGTGCGTTTCGAAGAACTTTCGCGCTGTCCCGGAGAGATTCAGGATACACTGCTCTCGATATTAAGCGACCGGGTTTTACATATACCCGAATTGAACGGAAACGAAAACGTACTCTTCGCCAAACAAGGCTTCAATATCATCGCCACTTCCAATACACGCGACCGGGGGACGAACGAAATGAGCTCCGCTTTGAAACGAAGATTCAACTTCGAAACGGTGACTCCGATTTCAAGCATTTCCGAAGAACAGGCGTTAGTCGAAAGAGAAATGGAACGTCTGCTCAAACAGGCGAACGTTCCGGTCGGACTTCCCCGAGACCTGACTCAAATACTCGTAACCTGTTTTCACGAATTACGAAATTCTAAAACGATTTCGGGAAAGGCTCTGGAGCCTCTCGGCTCCGCATTGAGTACAGCGGAAGCGGTCAGCGTCGGATTTTCCGCCGCCTTACACGCGTATTATTACGACGAAGGGAAAGCGAATACGGATCATATCGTATCCAATATGCTCGGATCCGCAGTTAAGGATTCCGTCGAAGACTTGAAAAAGATCAGACACTATTTCGACCAAGTGGTGGCGTATCGAAACGAAGAAGCCTGGAAAGAGTTGTATCGGTCTCGAAAACTTTTGGACAGAAGCTCCGATTTCTAG